One Xiphophorus maculatus strain JP 163 A chromosome 23, X_maculatus-5.0-male, whole genome shotgun sequence genomic window, tCTACTGCAaatattgctgaaataaataaataattggtCTGATTGAATTTCAGAAAGTAATTTTAAAGtggattaaacatttaaaatattcatttaaacttaataTAATTTTCTcgcttttcttttgaattatGTATCATTTTACTATTAATTTAAACCTGCAACAAATGTAACCCAGTGGGGCTAAATTTTCCAATTCCAaactacatttatatttaaatcacCACAAATCTACTCTTCGTTTCATAACACTAatcttcagaaataaaaagtctAGTTAATAATACTACAGCTACTAATGCcgcccaaaataaaaaaatcccacatCATTATTTTCTCtggaataaaaccaaaatgaataCGAAAACAAGTCCCTTCATTTTCCCCTCAGTATTCTCCATCCTCAGCTTCTAAATGCTGAAATTTCTGCGCTCTTGTTGCTGAAGTGCGCTCCAGTTTTAAATCTTCTCCtctttccctcctcctccaaCCCAAAACGCACGGATGCGCTCTCCGGTTGGAGCTGCGCGCTGATTGGTCCGCTGCCTTTCATTGTCAGTCTGTCAAGCCACATCACATGATCCGGCCTCATGGGCCTATTAACGCACGAGCTTGGCGAACAAGTTACAGACTTGTGTTTGAGAGCCGAGAGGAACGGAGCTGCTCTGAGCGGACACAAACCAGAGACGCACCTGCACACACATTCGTCGCTTCAGGCAGAACTTTTTGGCGTTctctttgactttttctttggaGAGGGTTTGTGAACTTTTGATCCATTTTTTCCATGTGCATGTGAGTGATCGTTAAAAGTCGCCTGAATGTATAACATGATGGAAACCGAGATCAAGACCCCGCTCCCGCAGTCCAACTCGGGCTCGGCGCCGGGCGCAAAGAACAACAGCGCCAGCGACCAGGAGCGGGTGAAGCGGCCGATGAACGCCTTCATGGTCTGGTCCAGGGGCCAGCGGAGGAAGATGGCTCAAGAAAACCCCAAAATGCACAACTCTGAAATAAGCAAGCGGCTCGGTGCTGACTGGAAACTTCTGACCGACGCCGAGAAAAGGCCGTTCATTGACGAGGCCAAGCGTCTACGGGCGATGCACATGAAGGAGCACCCGGATTATAAATACCGGCCCCGCAGGAAGACCAAGACCTTGCTCAAGAAAGACAAGTATTCTCTGCCTGGGGGACTGCTGGCGCCAGGATCCAACGCCGTCAACAACTCGGTGTCGGTGGGCCAGAGGATGGACGGATACGCGCACATGAACGGCTGGACAAACAGCGCGTACTCCCTGATGCAGGACCAGCTGGCCTACCCTCAACATCACAGCATGAACAGCCCGCAGATCCAGCAGATGCACCGGTACGAGATGGCCGGCCTTCAGTACCCGATGATGTCCTCGGCGCAGACCTACATGAACGCGGCGTCCACCTACAGCATGTCCCCGGCGTACACGCAACAGACCACCAGCGCCATGGGGCTGAGTTCCATGGCGTCCGTGTGTAAGACGGAGCCGAGCTCGCCGCCGCCGGCCATCACGTCCCACTCTCAGCGGGCGTGCTTGGGGGACCTGAGGGACATGATCAGCATGTACCTGCCCCCCGGCGGGGACAGCGCGGAGCATTCCTCCCTGCAGAGCAGCCGGTTACACAGCGTCCATCCACACTATCAGACCGCAGGGACTGGCGTCAACGGGACGCTACCTCTCACCCACATCTGAAtaataaatagtaataataataataataataaagaaagactttaaaaaaatgtacttcGGATACTTGAACTTCTTTTGGTTGCTGCAGAAAGAACGTTCAGCAGAATCGTTCAAGAACAGTTTTATCTGAAAATCCTGACTCGTCCGTTTGATGAACTTTAAATGGACCCAAACTGAACGCTGAGCCCAGCTCCGCCGAGGCTTTTCATCACAAGTAGAAGCAATCAACCTGTGTAGAAGAATTGGACttctatattttaaataaatgccatattttctctctttgaaaAGGCATGTGGCCTCGTGTAGGGGCTGGcgtatttcagaaaaaaaagctggatGGACAGTCTGTTCATAAATGTTTACACTTAATTTGTAGAATGTCAGTCATCTCCACTGTGTTCACAACCTTTGTAGtccctttctgtttttatttttatttccttcccaACATGAACTaggtttaaatgaaatgttaagaCTGTGCCGGTCGCAAACGCAAGTTTTATTTATAGcaagatttctgtttttccctcCTCTAGCTTGTGCAACCCGTGAGACTATtcaagaacttttttttaatttttgttttttgtaaatttgttttgttctgtgatgGTTATTTTGACAGTGTCATGTTTACCCATTTATCCTGAAcgaaaaaaaggtttatttaaacTGACGTTTCTACATATTTTAAGACCATCCTCTATTCTtaaaagctgaataaatttTTACGAAACGTAATTTTGTGACTCAGTGTTTTGTGTGCAAAATAAGGAGAAGTTTAAAATTGAATTAACTGgctatataatataaatatttatatatataaaaattctgctgtatttaaatattatatctTTTAAAGTGTACATAAACTAAaccagtgtttttatttaacatcttaAAAGGTAATCTCACACAATTTTTCgttaaaaatctgtaaagattttacagttttaacaaatgtgacATTAAAAGTGGAGCAAATAATTTGGTTTTCcaaaaagagaaagttttataaaatttttttaaggaaaatactaatttaactctttgttgttgctttttttctttttctaaaaactgaaaaacattatttattcacaGTACTTCATTTACAAGCTACAGATCCTTCAGCtatattaaagttttaatttccaAAAAGTTGGCGCCGTTAACAACTTTTGTTTCTCCTCAAATTTAGCCGTTTTGCAATCAAAATGCAGCATCTATCAGACACGAAAGTTGACCTTTAGTGCTTTTTTGTGCACTGTACATAGGTAGGCTCTCTAGAGctaaacttattttaatattttgagaacATTATATAATCatttcagatataaaaaaataaaaacaagtctcTTCAGTCTTAAAATATAAAGCGTTGAAGTAGAAATAGTTTTGAAAAGTTCTGTTTCTGCATTTGATCTCAGCTACACTACAATGTAGACCTTTTAGATATTTGTAcagcataaaatattttgattaaaaagttaattatcATACAGAATTATTAATCATAAGTTTAACATGTGAATAAGAGAAACATCCCATAAAACTAGGTATGGCTGTAACATCCTGTAATCTATgcttaatttagtttaattatcAGAGTGCACTAAGCTTGCACAGCATCTATAACTATAGCCACactctttgctgctgtgttacTATTATACACAGGTGCATGGAAGAATGGGCCAGCCTGCTGTTGGAGTGTACCTAAGgataaataatctgccatcACAAAGAGGGCCGAAACAGCATGGCCCTGCCGGCCTTCCCACACTCCCTGCAGAACTGGATCCATATAGCTCAGTGCAGCAGCCCGGATTAGACCCCACGTACCTTTGTGGAGAGAAAGATTATCCAGACCTCCCTGCATTCACTGACAGGGTTTAAGTCACTCTAGCGTGCCAGCAGCCACCCGTCACCTAATCGCACTCTCAAActcccttttttttgttgttgaaattaaGCAGCTTTTCTGCCGCTGCTCCTCAGAAGTGTGTGGACAGAGCAAAGGTTAGTGGTCAGTTATCAAACTTCAGGAAAGTATCCACTCTACACTGAGATATTGGGGATACATTTAGGATAAAAAGTtgaagtttctgtttgaaatgtggagagaaattctgtttgtttcccTCCAACACTAGATTAGGAGTTAAAGATGATGTTTAGGGGTAAAGTGTGAATATGTATGGATTGTGTTTGAATATTCTGACAGTTAGTTGATCTGAATTTGCCTTTAAAACATCCCATCCCTCATCCCCCCACATGCTGAGTGCCCAGAGGGCCTCTCTCCCCTGTCCTGTGGAGCTCTGTGCCCACTCAGCAAGTGCAGGCATATCCCACTTCCATCTGCATATGACCTCACAGCCCCTGTTTGTTTAACCCCCTCTCCAAAAACTAACCTAATTATAGCCCTGTAGTACACGGATTCAGGAGATTCCCAGAGGATTTCACCACTATGCGTCTACCTGTCACACGGAGGGCTCTCGCCATGGGCCACGTTGATCAGTCAGCCCTGTTTTTCACACTCTCTCCTCAAATTATGTCAGAACATGTCCTGCCAGTTGCACATCTTGTGCGAGTacacagggagaaaaaaaggtgGTAAAAGCACAAGAAGTGTGTGCCAAGTGTCCCCGTTTACGTCAGTGTGATGAGTGGAAAAACTCATTACACAAATCTGCTTGACAGGAGGACGTTTGTGACATCACTAATTCACCTGCACCGACCGGCTGGGCAACTCTGTAGGCGGAGCACGCCTTCCACCCTCAAACCTTCGATTTAATCGCAGTCTGCGATCTAGCAACTCCCCTGATGTGCAGATCAGAAATTGGCGTGGTCTGGGTGTAATGGATGAACGCCTCACTGCGGGTCAGGATTCCAATGATAGATTGAGATTGCAgtgggctgtttttttttttggctggtATCCTTGAATATGGGAGGGCCTGTCCATAACCTGTTTGAGGTTCTTGGATTGACAGCAGAGTGGTGTGTGAGTGGACGAGGCTGTTGAGGTGCGGGGGAGTTGGGGACGGGGGTTAATCTCCCTGAAATGGGGCAGATGTTGTTAACGAGCTCCTCTCAGGTCGACTCCCTGCGTGGGAAAATGGCATCAAATCCTCCTGGGGTCAGGGCTTTTGGGCTGACCCACTGAGAGCCATCCCTCTTCACTGCACCGTCCTCTCCATCGCTCTTCATTCACTGGCAGCACTCAGTAGAGACACTAGAAAAATCACATCTGACCGTCTTTGTAGCTCTAAGTACATCTGAGATTCATGTCCTTGCCTGAACCTATGTAGGCACCGATGAGGCTTGTTGCGTGATGTTAATGTCTCATTAATGATAACTGTGGATGGATCAGAGTCACTGACACAACCACAAAGAATGCTGAGTGGGAAATGCTTCAAAGACAAGCATGCCGCTGTTCAAGAAAACGCATCCGCCCAGCTGTAAGCTACTTGTTCTTGTCTCAGTAGAAAGGGAAATAGTTGCATAAAAGCCTTGCAGGCGCTGAAGACTAAACTAAAGTTAATATATgcagaaagacaaataaaattaactgtgaatttcttttataatttgttgaaataaagcAACAGGCTCTTCGCACTCAGTGTTCTAGTTAACAATTGATTCACTTTTCCACACTGACAATGAAAGCCAGAATGTGGGagagaaaaatctcaaaaatgtttcttaaactcgttatttttttcaaactgtgcTGTTCTTTGCAATGCTAAAAAGTATAAAAGTcatcaaaacattaaatctcTTGAGTTAGACCTTAAAGTTTTGGTTGGAACTGATTgaacaaaagcaagaaaaaacatctgaagagcTGCAGGCTGACCTGGAGCAACGTGGAGTGGTGGTTTCAGGCTGAGCCACACAATTCCCTCTGAAATCAGCAGGTTTCAGCGGGCAAAGATCAAGGAGGACAGCTACCGAAGGCTCGAAAAGAAACGCACAAACATGTAGGACCCATATTTGATGAGCTTTAATATAATACAAAACTGTTTCTCAAGGATAATAATGTTTGATAAACCTAATGAACAGAAGTagagtttttaatttcttagattgaaaacagtttattagtaaaataactTGCTAAAGTATTaaacaattactaaaataaaaaatatttttccagatGTTTCAATGTGTATTTCCATCATGGAGAAGTAGagatccgatattaatatctgtattggtgCCGATATTGAAAAAATTCCACATCAAGTATCGGTTACAACGCACGATCTATAAGGGCAGATCTACGTcatgctgtatttattttatattcctaattgaagttttttaaagatttgaaaggtttgttgcggtttatttttacatgtttgaccaactgcactgactgaacaatttaaagttgtgtggtttttacacatttgaccaagtttgtgaagctgttggtgtatttaagtttgctgtactggtgcagaattatcaaataaatttgtaattcagaacatttatgtctgtattttttttttaaagaaatgttttgagtcAATTCTGCACTTTTTTCATGTATCATATTGGTACAGACCGTTACTCTACGAAACAGCTACACAACAATAGTGTCTTCAGTCAAAACCTTCAGATTCGTTGCAATGGAGACTCTTTGAAGAGACATGTGTTACATAtattacagcaacatttaatttccttttgtgaTTAATAAACTGAATATGTACTGATATTTATATAACCattcaatatataaaaaaatattattaaaaagtaattttatttctggagTGTATCACTAAGTTAGACACATTATTAATTACACATAGATGGATATATGAAAGCCTGTATtactgttaattttgatgattttccacttacaggtAATGGAAACCTGACATttagaattaaaatattacatcagactattaaaaaaacattttcaatacaaaaatgtaaacctaatgaaaagtatatttaattCCTGCTTAGAGGTTGTCagttttcaaaaggtacttttcaTGTGAAAAGTACCTTTCACAGTACCAAGTACCAAGTATTCAAAGTACCAAATGAGATTTATTGGACTGCATATTCTACAAAGTGTTGCATGCGTTTATAttccacactttttagatttcttttggGAAAAACGTTTAAAGTTATAATTTGTGTTGCtcttaaaatccaaaataaagcaGGTTAAAGTTCTCAGTTGCAGCgtaacaaaatgtcaacaagtTCAATGGATATGAATCCTTTTGGAagttatttcagatttttatcaaatGTTACACTCTGGTTAGAAAAATTATGATACCACATTTTCAATTTCATCGAAACTTCAAAATAACCCTCGAACAATGGCACAAACTAAACGCTTTCAAGGAACTATgaaagaatctttttttttaaatgtaacatttggtTTAATGGAGGAGTCTGATGGCTATTTTATTGTTCGACCCATGTACAGACTGAACATACTGTACACAACTTAGCTATGATGTGGCTTCTCCTCATCAATCACGCCCAGAGTGGGCACGTCTCTGTTTTATACCGTGTCAGCGGTGCCTGCCTTCGGGTTTATCCCGGCTCAGCTTTTAATGCAAAGGTCATCCATTAAGGTGTTTGACTCTGAAGGCGTGTTTACTCTGCCtcagcaggtgtgtgtgaatATGAGACTTGTCAAATATGAGTCAGGATTACCGTGGCTTTTGTCCCAAATAGAGCAAATACAAATCGCACGAACGACTTGAAACGGGAcgaatctgatttattttttctttctttctctggttCCTCTGATATTTTCTTCGGTTAGAGATCATCAAGCTTTTCTTGAACTTGTTTTTGCTTGTAAATGTGGttgcagaaaaccacaaaagcGCACACACTGGTAGTTCGCAGCAGGATAAAGCGACTTCTTTGCGAGTAAGTCGTGATGGCAAATAGATGGAAACATTTGGTTTTGATGTGAAACCGATTGACTCACTCTAGTGTGAAACATCTATCTGCTGCAGATGGTCTTTTTCTGCACCGCATGTTTGTCTATGAACACTGGAGCATGTAGAGCTGAAATTTGCTaagatatagatttttttttacccttccaGGGTGTCCTGTAAAAATTGGGCCAAGTGTATGTGAGCTGGTGTATGTGCTGTTCTTTAGGCATTATGAGGAGTGTATGGGACCTCTGTTAGACAATGCAGAGCTGAGGGGGGCAAGGACATAGGGGGGGTAGCAAGGGGGAAGATTAGGCCTCTCATCTAGGCCACAGATATTGATTAGTGTATGCTGAGGACAGTGAAAGGGAACACGGATTGACAGATAAACAATGGCCATGTGTGGTGACTGTAGTCCATCAGAGACCCTCTGATCACATCTCACTGTTCATTCTGCAACACGTACCCACATCTGATGGCAATTTGATGAAAATATGCTTTGtgacttgagaaaaaaaaaaattgagtctGTGTTTGAATCTGAGAGAAGATGAATGTTTTTGGCCAAGTTTGGGGCACTTTTTTGAACTTTTGcctgtgtgcgtgcgtgggggCGTGCACATGTGGTTTTTGGGGATCGTATCCCTGGGAACGTGGGGGGAGGTGGAAGACGCTCGGCTACGGGTCAGTCGTGACTGACTCTGTCACTTATTGATTAGTTGCCATGGAGAGTTAGTCGGGCCATCTCTCTTGGAGGTGTGTCCCCAAGGGCCAGCGGCGGTTTCCAGATGAGCCTGTGGAGGCTTAGTACACTGGGGgttcggcgtgtgtgtgtgtgtgtgtgtcataaaCCCTCACTAATTCTCATTCACAGTTCCTTCATCTTCCTCCAAATTGTGacctcatatttttattaatacacTGACTTTGCATCCCGTCTCTACCGTTCCATGTTGCAGAATCTCagagagaaagtgtttcttcacacacacacacacacctactcCCGTGGGGATCTGCAATAAAGAGGATTGTAAACAAATTGTCCAAACTTATTGAGCTGTGAAATCCACCTCATATCCCCTGGATTTGCCTGTTCCTGTGATCCCCAGTCAtctctgtttttgtgcttttcccTTCCAAGGTTTACGAAGGAAGAGGGAGATGGAGGGAGAGGACGTCTTGGAGCCAGCGATCCACCTGCAGTAGCTTACGACTCTGACTGCACAGCAGGAGGAGACAGTGATGGTGCTGAACCTCACACCTAACATTcagattgaaaacaaaacaggtaGAGAACAAGTTAGAAGACAAATTGAACTGTCAAAGATAAGGAGGCCCAAGTAAGATAGTGTTATTAATGGATAATTGTAATCCTTCTCTGACTGTATCATTTCTTATAACTTCAgctaagatttttaaaatcaaaatcacttAATTTATAATGGAAAACCAAGGAAATGGCAACAGATTAGAAAGATTTTAACATTCTCTTTCTTCAATGATGGTAAAAAGGATTGAAACAGTGACTAAGCACTGATTCTCAAAGTTCAGATTTTGATCTCGATCCCCAACGCTGTTATTGCAACAAGACTCGTCATTAGTTATTACGGCATTGCattaatgcaaattaaaattcattaaTAAGTACTCTGTTTAGGAAAAAGGAgaacaacattttctttaagttaGATCCACACCTAGTGCACTTTGATTTGCAAGGTCGACAAGAATCCTCAGGTTTGATATCTTTGATTTATCCAAGAAAaactatgtgaaaaaaatgaccAATATCTCTTCAATACCAAATACACTTTTATGCATTAACCGCAGGATCACACACTTTTTATGCATCTCACTGAAGGCAGATAGGGCATTTTTACACTCAGTTTACTCTGTACAAAAGTAATTTGTGTCTAAGTTGTTTCaacattatttctttcttattcTTGTGAGTCAAAAACCACATTAATTGAGTTGATACTTTTTAACATCTAACATGTCATGTTTGATTCTGACATTAATTCTTTAGGAAAGTCTATGATTTCTTAGAAGACCTGCTGTATTTTCTCTTATGCTTTTCCTCTGGTGGAAGAAGgccacacacacatcctcagaGAAAAGTTTTAATGGACTAAAAACTAATTTGCTGGACATGGTAACAGGAAACATTAACTCATTATTCTGTCTTGAAATCATTACATTAAATGCCCTGCAGAAACCTCTAGTGAAAATCT contains:
- the LOC102231761 gene encoding transcription factor Sox-3, with protein sequence MYNMMETEIKTPLPQSNSGSAPGAKNNSASDQERVKRPMNAFMVWSRGQRRKMAQENPKMHNSEISKRLGADWKLLTDAEKRPFIDEAKRLRAMHMKEHPDYKYRPRRKTKTLLKKDKYSLPGGLLAPGSNAVNNSVSVGQRMDGYAHMNGWTNSAYSLMQDQLAYPQHHSMNSPQIQQMHRYEMAGLQYPMMSSAQTYMNAASTYSMSPAYTQQTTSAMGLSSMASVCKTEPSSPPPAITSHSQRACLGDLRDMISMYLPPGGDSAEHSSLQSSRLHSVHPHYQTAGTGVNGTLPLTHI